From the genome of Burkholderiales bacterium:
CGCGCGATAAGATTAGGCTCCATGCCGCCCCTTCCGGATAACTGCTCAACGCACGAATCGCTTTTACGTTGAAGGTTTTCCTTGGCGTCCTTTGCGTCCTTTGCGGTTAATCTTTTTGATCTAAGGAGAAGGTTTGAACAAGAGAATGCCCCTACGAAGCACGGCGATCGGCGCCGCGCTGCTGACTGCATGCGCTTCGGTGCCGGCGGCACAACGTGACGGCAGCGCGGCCGCTTATCCGTCGCGGCCGGTGCGCGTGATCGTCCCCTATTCGCCCGGCGGATCGTCCGATGCGGTGGCGCGCGTGCTGTCGGCGAAGCTCTCCGAATCGCTGGGCCAGCAGTTCGTGATCGATAATCGCCCCGGCGCCGCGGGCTCGCTCGGGCGCGAGATCGTCGCGAAAGCCGCGCCCGACGGCTACACGCTGCTCGTCGGCGATTCGCCGCATACGATCAACGTGCACGTGTTGAAGCACGTGCCGTACGATCCCATACGCGACTTCACGCCGATCTCGCTCATCGCGACGGCGCCTCAGCTATTGATCGTGCACCCGGGATTCGCGGCAAAGACGGTGAAAGAGTTCGTCGCCGCGGCGCACGCGCAGCCCGGCAAGCTCAATTACGGCTCGGGCGGCACCGGGTCGATCACGCATCTCACCGGCGAGCTCTTCAAGCTCGCGACGCGCAGCGACATCGTCCACGTGCCTTACAAGAGCATCTCGATCGCCATGATCGACGTGATCGGCGGGCAGATTCCCGCGGCGTTTCCGACGATCCCCGGCGCGGTGCCTCACGTGAAAGCGGGGCGCCTGCGCGCGCTGGCGATCACCGCGCAAAAGCGCTCGACGATGCTGCCCGACGTTCCGACGTTCGAGGAAGCGGGCGTGAACGGGATGGTGGTGACGAACTGGTTCGGCGCTTTCGCGCCCGCGCGCCTGCCGCAGCCGCTGCTCGCGAAGCTCAACAAGGCGATCGTCGATGCGATCCAGTCGCCCGACGGCCGCGCCAGATACGGCGCGCTGTCACTCGACATCGCCGCGACGACACCCCAGGCGTTCGACGCTCACCTCAAAGCCGAGCTCGCCAAATGGGGCAAGGTGGTCGAGGCAGCAGGCATCAAGCCTGAATAAAAGCGTATTGACCGCCAAGGACGCCAGGGAAAAGCGCAAGAACAAATAACGCTTTTGATGTTCCTTTGCGTCCTTTGCGTCCTTTGCGGTTCAACAAGCCTTTGGAGGCCCGGTCACCCTAGCTTCGACAGCGCGATGCGGCCCTTCTCGGTGATCTTGAGCGTCGGCGGCTTCGCGCCCTGCTCGATCAGGCCGGCGGCGATCAGCTTGTCCGCGATGGCTGGCGGGATGTGATCCGCGCCGGCCTTGGTGGCCGCCTTGCGCAGCCACAGGATGTCTTCGAACTCGATTCTTGCTTTTTCTTTCGCCACTTCGGTGCGTAAGACCCCTGAGGGTATGTACAAACCACATTATGCCCTACGCATCGCCGCTTGAGGTGCGCGGGCCGTGGCGGCGACCCGACGGCCCATGATCCATGCGGGTATGAGACCGAACGTGAAGATGACCGCGGTGATCAGGAAAGCGTCGCGGAATCCGTACGTATACGCCTGCGCGTAAAGCACGCGCCCGAGGAAATGCATCGCGCCCGCGCCCTGGATGTCCGGAGAGACACCCGCCTGCGCGAGCAGCGCCTGCATCTGCCGCAAGAGCTCCGCCGTGCCCGAGTTCGCCGCGGTCTGCATGGCGGTGAGCGTGTCGCTGTGGAAGAACGTGCGCCGGTCGAGCATCACCGACAGCAGGTTCACGCCGAACGCGCCGCCGAGCTGGCGCGCGAAGTTGATCATGCCGGCGCCCTGCCCCAGGAGCTCCGGCCGCAACGAGCGCAGCGCGGTGACGTTGAGCGAAGGCTTGATGAGCGCGAGCCCGAGGCGCGACAGCACGACGCAGCCCGCGAGCAGCCAGAAGCCGCTGTTCACGTCGATGGTCGCGAGGAAATACGACGACAGCGCGAAGCACACCAGCCCCGACATGATCAGCCCGCGCGTGGGCACGCGATCGCTCAGGAACCCGGCGAACGGCATGAAGAGCCCGAGCACGACGCCGCCGGGCATCAGCAGCAGCCCCGCGTCGAGCGGCGTGTAGCCCTGCACCGTCTGAACGAAGAGCGGCACGAGGAAGACCGAGCCGAACAGTCCCACGCCGAACATCCACGCCACCGTGGCCGCGCACGTGAACTGGCCGTTGCCGAGCACGCGCAGGTCGACGAGCGGCTGCGTCTCGCGCAGCTCCCACCACAGGAGGGCGAGCACCGACAGGCCGGAGACGACGAACATGCCGACGATGAAGCCGGAGCTCCAGCCTTCGCGCTGCCCGTTCGAAAGGCCCGTCAGCAGGCACGCGAGCGCGGTGCAGAGCAGCGCGAAGCCGATCCAGTCGAAGCGCGGCCGTGCCGACGGGTCCTCGCGCTGAGGCATGAAGATCGTGCCGAGCAGCACGCCCAGCGACGCGACGGGCACCGCGACGTAGAAGATCGCGCGCCAGTTGAAGTGCTCGATCATGACGCCGCCGAGCGTCGGTCCCAGCGCCGGGCCGAGGATGACGCTCATCCCGAAGAAACCCATCGCCAGTCCGCGCTGGTTCGGCGGAAACACGCGGAACAGGGTGTACATCGAGAGCGGCTGGAGGATGCCGGCGATGAGCCCCTGCACGACGCGGCACGCGATCAGCACGTGCTCGTTCGGCGCCATGCCGGCGACGAGCAGCGCGCCGATGAAGACGAGCAGCGCGCCGATGAACGTGCGGCGCTGGCCGTGGCGGTTGATCAGATAGGCGTTGAGCAGCATGCCCACGGTCATCGCCGCGAGCGCGCCGGTCGCCAGCCACTGCGCGCGGTCCTGGCCGATGCCGAACGCGCCCATGATGTCGGGGATGGCGACGTTGACCGTGGTCGTGGTCAGCACGGCGGAGATCGTGCCGAGCATGACCGTGACGGTCGCGAACCAGCGATAGCGCGAGCCGAACCGCGCTGCCAGGACTTCAGTGGTTTCCGACTGCAATGTCGACCTCGGCCATCATTCCGGGTCTCAATGCGAGGTCCTTGTCGGCGAGGAGGATGCGCACCGGCAGGCGCTGGGTGATCTTGGTGAAGTTGCCGCTGGGATTGGGATCGGGCAGCAGCGCGAACTTGCTGGTCGCAGCCTGGCCGATGCGGTAGATCTCGCCGCGGAAGACGCGGCCCGGATACGCGTCGATGCGCACGTCGACCGGCATGCCGGGCTTCAATTGCCCGATCGCGGTCTCCTTGACGTTCGCCTGGACCCAGATCTGCTTCGGGTCGTGGAACATCGCGATGCGCTGGCCCGCCGCGACGTGCTCGCCCTTGCGCACGAAGGTCATGACGATGCGGCCGTCCGCGGGCGCCCGGATCGTGCGGTCGGTGAGATCGACGTCCTGCCGCGCGATCTCCGCCCGGATTTCGGCGGCCTGCTGCTCGAGAACCGAGATCTGCTGCTGCATGACCGCGACCTGCTTGCGGCTGCCGCCTGCCGCGGCGAGGTTGCCGCGCGCGGCCGCCACCTCCGCCACCGCCTTGCGATGCGCCTCCTGCGCCTGCGCGTACGCGAGGCGCACGCGGTCCATGTCCTGCCGCGAGATGTATTCCTTCGCAGCCAATCCCGCGGCGCGGTCCTGGTCCAGCTTCGCCTGCTTGAGGTTCGCTTCCATCGAAGCGACCTCGGCCTGGGCGGCCTTGAGGCGGTTCGCTTCGCTCTCGTACTTGCCGGTCGTCTCCTGTGCGACCTGGCCGCTCTGGGCGCGCGTGACGCCCATCTGGCGCTCGATCGCGTTCAGGCGTGCGACGAGCACTTCGCGGTGCAGGCGCGCGTCACGGTCGTCGATGTGCGCGAGCGGCTGGCCGGACTTGACATAGTCGCCTTCGATCACCGGAAGATCGGTGAGCCAGCCGGAGACCCGGCTCGAGATCGTCACCACCTCGCCGTCGACGCGCGCGTCGTCGACGACGACGTGCGTCCAACGATGCTTGACCCAGCTTCCGCCCCACGCCAGCAGCACCACGGCGAGAACGACGATGAATGCGGTCTTCGCCCATACCCGCCACGTGGGCCTGACGGCCGGGGGTGCATCCACGTTGTGAGACGCCTGGCTGGGGGCGCGATCCATGGCGCGTATCTTAGCCAAAGTGAGGCCCCCACGTTACAACGCAGACCACTATATGGTCAAAAGCCGTGAAGGGTTCAGGAGGAGCGAGGAGCACCGTGCGCGGTTTGCGGCTCTCACGCCTTTATTCCGCGACGCCATAACAATGTCGCGCAACGGTATTTCCCTCGCCTGCGACGCCGCCGTAGATTCGGGGCCCTCTTACGGTTACGGCGCTCCCGATATGTCCAAGATCTACGTCATCCACGAAAACGACGCCTGGGTCGAGCCGCTGCGCGCGGCCTTCGCCGAGCTTTCCCTGCCTTTCGAAGAATGGTTCATCGCCGAAGGCACGCTCGATTTCTCGAGCACGCCGCCCGAAGGCGTGTTCTACAACCGCATGAGCGCGTCCTCGCACACGCGCGGCCATCGCTACGCTCCCGAGCTCACGTCGGGCGTGCTGGCGTGGCTCGAATCGCACGGCCGGCGGGTGATCAACGACAGCCGCGCCCTCGCGCTGGAAGTGAACAAGCTCGCGCAATACGGCGCGCTGGCGCGCTTCGGGGTGAAAACGCCGCGCACCGTCGCGGCGGTCGGCCGGCCGCACGTCGTCGAAGCGGCGCGCGGCTTCGAAGGCGCCTTCATCACCAAGCACAACCGCGCCGGCAAAGGCCTCGGCGTGAGGCTGTTCCAGGACCACGCCGCGCTCGAAGCCTACGTCGCGAGCGACCAGTTCGAGGATTCGGTCGACGGCATCACGCTCATCCAGGAATACATCCGCTCGCCCGAGCCCTGCATCACGCGCGTGGAGTTCATCGGCGGGCGCTTCGTCTACGCGGTGCGCGTCGACACCTCCCTCGGTTTCGAGCTCTGCCCGGCGGACGTCTGCCAGGTCGGCGACGCGTTCTGCCCGGTCGGCACCGCGCCGGTTGCGACGGCGCCGCGGTTCAACATCATCCGGGGCTTCAATCACCCCATCGTCCAGAAGTACCGCGAGTTCATCGCCGCGAACGGCATCGGGATCGCGGGCATCGAGTTCATCACCGACGCCAGGGGTGAGCTCTACACCTACGACGTCAACACCAACACCAACTACAACCCCGACGCCGAGCGCGCGGCCGGCCTCTTTGGGATGCGGGAGATCGCCAGGTACCTCGGTGAGGAGCTTGCGAAGCTGAGTCCGCGCCGCGCAGCCGTCGCCGCGTAGGGTTCGTCATTCCCGAACCGCGGCAGCGGGACTGTCGGGAATCCATTCGACGGTTGTGCTTGACATGGAGAACTCCCTACTATAAGGTTCGCCACCCTTTGCGGTTTCGGGTTCAGAGAGTTCGGCAGTTGTGGGGTGTTCGTTCTCAAGGGCTTAGGAATTGGAAGTGGTTTTGGGCTTCAGCCCTTTTTAATTTTTTTAGGAACGACACACATGGCAACTGGCACCGTTAAGTGGTTCAACGACTCCAAAGGCTTCGGGTTCATCACCCCGGACGGCGGCGGCGAGGACCTCTTCGCGCACTTCTCCGCGATCAACATGCCCGGCTTCAAGACGCTGACCGAAGGACAGAAAGTCTCCTTCGAGATCACCGCCGGCAAAGGCGGCAAGAAGCAGGCGAGCAACATCCAGGCAGTCTAAGAAGCCCGACGCCTGAAAAAAACCGGGACACTCGTCCCGGTTTTTTTTCGTCCCGTCACCTGCGACTAGAATAAGCGATTCAGCATTACCGAGGAGAACCTCGCCATGGCGCTCAAGTTGCGCAAACTTTCCCATGCACTCGGCGCCGAAGTCTGCGGCGTCGACGTGTCCAGGCCGATGAGCGAAGGCGAATTCGGCGAGATCTACCGCGCGTTTCTGGAATACGGCATCCTGCTCTTCAGAGACCAGAAGATCACGCGCGAGCAGCACATCGAGTTCAGCCGCCGCTTCGGCGAGCTCGACCGTCACGACGCGCTGCCGCAGGACCGCCACCCCGACTATCCCGAGCTCCTGCTCGTCACGAACGAGCCGAACCCCGACGGCACCCCGTCGAACAGCCGCTACACCGGCCGCCAG
Proteins encoded in this window:
- a CDS encoding alpha-L-glutamate ligase, whose translation is MSKIYVIHENDAWVEPLRAAFAELSLPFEEWFIAEGTLDFSSTPPEGVFYNRMSASSHTRGHRYAPELTSGVLAWLESHGRRVINDSRALALEVNKLAQYGALARFGVKTPRTVAAVGRPHVVEAARGFEGAFITKHNRAGKGLGVRLFQDHAALEAYVASDQFEDSVDGITLIQEYIRSPEPCITRVEFIGGRFVYAVRVDTSLGFELCPADVCQVGDAFCPVGTAPVATAPRFNIIRGFNHPIVQKYREFIAANGIGIAGIEFITDARGELYTYDVNTNTNYNPDAERAAGLFGMREIARYLGEELAKLSPRRAAVAA
- a CDS encoding HlyD family secretion protein, whose product is MDRAPSQASHNVDAPPAVRPTWRVWAKTAFIVVLAVVLLAWGGSWVKHRWTHVVVDDARVDGEVVTISSRVSGWLTDLPVIEGDYVKSGQPLAHIDDRDARLHREVLVARLNAIERQMGVTRAQSGQVAQETTGKYESEANRLKAAQAEVASMEANLKQAKLDQDRAAGLAAKEYISRQDMDRVRLAYAQAQEAHRKAVAEVAAARGNLAAAGGSRKQVAVMQQQISVLEQQAAEIRAEIARQDVDLTDRTIRAPADGRIVMTFVRKGEHVAAGQRIAMFHDPKQIWVQANVKETAIGQLKPGMPVDVRIDAYPGRVFRGEIYRIGQAATSKFALLPDPNPSGNFTKITQRLPVRILLADKDLALRPGMMAEVDIAVGNH
- a CDS encoding tripartite tricarboxylate transporter substrate binding protein; amino-acid sequence: MPLRSTAIGAALLTACASVPAAQRDGSAAAYPSRPVRVIVPYSPGGSSDAVARVLSAKLSESLGQQFVIDNRPGAAGSLGREIVAKAAPDGYTLLVGDSPHTINVHVLKHVPYDPIRDFTPISLIATAPQLLIVHPGFAAKTVKEFVAAAHAQPGKLNYGSGGTGSITHLTGELFKLATRSDIVHVPYKSISIAMIDVIGGQIPAAFPTIPGAVPHVKAGRLRALAITAQKRSTMLPDVPTFEEAGVNGMVVTNWFGAFAPARLPQPLLAKLNKAIVDAIQSPDGRARYGALSLDIAATTPQAFDAHLKAELAKWGKVVEAAGIKPE
- a CDS encoding DHA2 family efflux MFS transporter permease subunit gives rise to the protein MQSETTEVLAARFGSRYRWFATVTVMLGTISAVLTTTTVNVAIPDIMGAFGIGQDRAQWLATGALAAMTVGMLLNAYLINRHGQRRTFIGALLVFIGALLVAGMAPNEHVLIACRVVQGLIAGILQPLSMYTLFRVFPPNQRGLAMGFFGMSVILGPALGPTLGGVMIEHFNWRAIFYVAVPVASLGVLLGTIFMPQREDPSARPRFDWIGFALLCTALACLLTGLSNGQREGWSSGFIVGMFVVSGLSVLALLWWELRETQPLVDLRVLGNGQFTCAATVAWMFGVGLFGSVFLVPLFVQTVQGYTPLDAGLLLMPGGVVLGLFMPFAGFLSDRVPTRGLIMSGLVCFALSSYFLATIDVNSGFWLLAGCVVLSRLGLALIKPSLNVTALRSLRPELLGQGAGMINFARQLGGAFGVNLLSVMLDRRTFFHSDTLTAMQTAANSGTAELLRQMQALLAQAGVSPDIQGAGAMHFLGRVLYAQAYTYGFRDAFLITAVIFTFGLIPAWIMGRRVAATARAPQAAMRRA
- a CDS encoding cold-shock protein; its protein translation is MATGTVKWFNDSKGFGFITPDGGGEDLFAHFSAINMPGFKTLTEGQKVSFEITAGKGGKKQASNIQAV